The Palleronia sp. THAF1 genome contains the following window.
GAGGCCGCTCCGGACAGCACCGACGACAGCGGCAAATGGGAGTGCGTGACGGTAAAGGCGGTCCAGCCCTTGCCGCAGCCCGTCACGCTGGCGCAGGTGAAAAACACGCCGGAACTGGCGGATATGGCGCTGGTGAAGTCGATGCGCCTTTCGGTCCAGCCCGTCAGCGAAGACGAATGGCGGATCGTCTGCCGCATGGGCGGCTTGGGCGACTAGCCCGCCCGCGTAGCCGAAGCCCGCGCGTTGGGGTCGCGCTGTCCCTGCGGAGACGGCTCTTCAATTCCGGCTTCTTGCAGCGCCTCCAATGCGCCGGGTGCGAACA
Protein-coding sequences here:
- a CDS encoding EVE domain-containing protein, which encodes MRYWLFKSEPSDWSWDDQVAKGDAGEEWSGVRNYQARNIMRQMAVGDRGFFYHSQSDKACVGIVEVMAEAAPDSTDDSGKWECVTVKAVQPLPQPVTLAQVKNTPELADMALVKSMRLSVQPVSEDEWRIVCRMGGLGD